The Vicinamibacterales bacterium genome includes the window CGTTGCCGTTGGTGAGGCCCTTGGCCAGGTGACGGTCGGTGAGGTTGCTGGACTGCCAGCTGCCCGGCCGGTTGACCGCCTTGAAGTCGCCGCTGAAGCGGTTGCCGCCTTCGCGCGGAATCATGTTCAAGCGCACACCGCCCGACGAGGTCTCGGCGCCGATGGCGCTCGTCTGGTAGCTCACCTCGGAGTTCATGGCGTCGTTGTAGTAGCTCTGGATCGCGCCGTCGCCCTGCAGACCGTTGGTCATCTGGCCGTCCACCAGCACGGTGGTGTTGGCGGTGGTCATGCCGTGGGTGGACATGTAGGTCTGCTGCATCGCGCGCGCACCGCCGGTATCGGGCAGGCTGAGGTTGACGCCGACGACGAGCTGGGCCATGCCCTGAATGCTGCGGCCGGTCGGAATGGCGTCGATGGCCTCGCGGTTGAGCACCGACGTCTTCGCCGCGGTCGTCACGTCAACCACTGGGGACGAGCCGGTGACCGTGATGGTCTCTTCGAGCGAGCCGACCGCAAGTTCGGCGTTGATCGTCGCCGTGAACTCGGCCGGCAGCTGCAAGCCATCGCGCTTGAAGGTCTTGAACCCGGTCAACGTGAACGACACGCTGTAGGTGCCAGGCCGCAGATCGGCGATGCGGTAATTGCCGTTCTCGTCGCTGACCGCTGACTTGACCTTCTCGATCAGGACGTCGCTCGACGCCTCAATGGTCACGCCCGGCATCGTCGCGCCGGTGGTGTCCTTGACCACTCCCGTAATCGCGCTCTGGGCGTATGCGGCGGTTGACAGGAGCATCGCTCCCGCAAACGCACACAACGTCCTCGCAAACATTCTTCGCGCCATTCTGTTTCCCCTCCACTGATAACAAGACTCGGACGCGGGCCAGGATGGCCCCGCGTCCGGTCGAAACAATCAAACCGACTGACATTGAATTGCGACGATCACCACTTCAATTGCACCGCCAGGCGAATCATCCGGGCCTGCAGAACGCTGGCCGGCTGCTTATATGCAGCCGTGGCGAAGTTGGTGGAGCGGTAGGCCTGCTCCATGTTGCCGTTGAGCACATTGAAAATGTCGGCCTGCCCCTGCAGGCGGGTGCCGCCGACCTGGAACCATTTCGCAAAACTCAGATCGAGCTGGTTCACGCGCGGCAGGAATTCGGTGCCTGGTGCGACCAATGGCACGGTCAACGAGGCCGAGGTCAGCGTCGGCGCCACCAGTTGGCCGGCCGGACACGGCGCCGGACAATTGGCCGGATACCGCGTCGTCCGGGTAATCAGGAAATTCGTCCCAACCGGGCTGCCCGTATCGCCGTAGCCGGGACCGCTGATCTTGTTGCCAGCCGTGGTGGTGAGGCCAATCGGCCGGCCCGCCATGCTCTGGAACGCCATGCTCACCGAAATGCCCCACACCAGCGGATAGGTGCCCGCCATCTTGAGCGTCGGCCGGTACGGGATGTCGTTGGTCGCGTCATCGCAGTACAACAGCATGTTGGGGTCGTCCGGCTCGTCGCAGATGTTGCGCAGGTTGCGCTCGCTGACCAGCCCGCCGAACAGCGACCCACCGCGAGGCAGCCGCGCCTGCACCGTCAGGTCGTAGCCGGTGTAAACGTGCGTGCGCTCCGACCCGGCGTTGGTGTCGAAGTTGTCGACGCGGCTCACCGCTGCCGGCGACACGTCGTAGATCGTGAGGGCCTTCCCGTCCATGGGATTGAAGATGTTGAACGGGATGTAATCGCTCATCGTCCGGAGCAGGTTGTCCGTCACCCGGAGCCGATGGAAGGTCCGGCGGTACCAGTTCGCGCTGACCGACACCCGGGGCAGCAGCTCGTGCTGGATGCCGGCCGTGGTCTCAATGTTGTAGACGCGCTTGAAGTCGGGATCGACGCGGTTGAGCTGCGCGCGGCCGAACGACGCCGGCATCTGCGCGAGGTTGATCTCGCAGCCGGCCGTCAAGTAGGTGCAGCCGAGCTCGCCCTGGGCGATGTCGTCCCGGTTGAGGTCGGTCCAGCTGAGCGAGGCACTCGAGAGCGCCAGGGGATTGTAGCGATTGGCGAAGAAGGTGGTGCGGGACTCGTTGTAGCGGTTCACGCCGAACTTGAGCGCCGTCTTGGCGTTCCCGAACAGGTCGTAGACCAGGCCGAAGCGCGGCGACAGGTCCTTCCACACCGGCATCGGAATCGGGTCGAAGTTGCGCTCGCCAATGAAGCGGCCCGCACCCGATGACTGCTTCGACACTTCCGACTTCAGCAGCTCCCAGCGCAGGCCGGCGTTCACCGTCAGGCGATTCACCGTCCAGGTATCTTGCGCGTAGATGCCGAGGTCCCCGAGCAGCGCGTCCTTGTAGCGCAGCGGCGTGTTGTAAATGGTCACCGAACTCGGCACGCCGCTCAGGTAGACCTGTTGCATGTCGCCGTTGGTCTCGCGGGTGTTGATGTATTCACCCCAGTTGTACTGGAAACCGATCTTGGCGCTGTGCCCGCCGGTGACATACGCCATCGAGGCCTGGGTGTTGAAGCGAACCGGATACCGGCCGCCCCAGTTCGCCAGCCCGCTCCGCAGCGTCGCCAGCGTCGCATCGCGCCGGCTCGCGCCCGCATACCAGTCGGCGGTGCCCCGGTCCTTGTTGATGCCGTCCTGATTGGTGATGACGTACTCTTCGTAGTTGAACGAATAGCCGGCGTCGAACAGCAGTTTGTTGCTGATCGCGCTCGTCCACTTCAACACCGCGTCGTTATACCGGGGCGAGGTCCAGATCTGTGACGCCGTCAGGGGATCGTCGCCGGCGTTCATGCCGTGGCCGCGGAACTTGTCGATTTCCTCGTAATACAGCGACAACTTGTTGCGCGCGCTCACCTGCCAGGTCATCCGCAACGTCACGCTGTTCAGGTTCTGGTCATCGATGCCCTGATCGCAGGCCACGCGCCCGGCCTGGCAATCCGCCTGAGTGGCCCCGGACGGAACGTAGAACGTGTCGGCGATCGGCGCATCGACTCCGCTGAGGCGACCGGCGGCGAAGAACCACGCCTTGTCACGCTTGATCGGGCCGCCGAAGCCGCCGCTGAATTCGTAGATCTTCTTGATCTTGTCAGCCGCCCGCAAGCCCCGCGTCCGAAGCGCGTCGGTCATGTTGTCGGACTGCCATTTGCCATCGTTCCAGGCACCGAAGAAGGTACCGTTGTAGCGGTTGCCGCCGTCCTTCATCACCACGTTCACGCGCACACCGCCGGGCGAGACATCGGCGCCGGCACCGGCCGTCGTGTAGCTCATTTCCTGGATCATCTGGTTGTTGATGTACTGCTGCACCGCGCCATCGCCGTCCAGGCCATTGATCATCAACCCATCGATCTGGACGATGTTGTTGGCCGAGGTGAGGCCGCGTGTCGACATGTAGGTCTGCTGCATCGCCCGCGAGCCGCCCACGTCCGGCTGGTTCAGGGCGACCCCGGTCACCAGCTGCGACATCGCGAAGATCGTACGGCCGCTCGGCACCGCGTCGAGCACCTCGCGCGACAGCACCTGCACGCGGGACGTGCTCGAGACGTCCACGATCGGCGACTCGCCCGTCACCGTGATCGTTTCTTCGAGCGCGCCGACCTTGAGCTCGGCATTGAGGGTGGCCGTGAAGTCCGACGACAGCTCGAGGCCGTCCCGTTTGTAGGTGCTGAAGCCGGGCAGCGTGAAGGTCACACTGTAGGTGCCAGGCCGCAGGTCGGTGAAGCGGTAGCTGCCGTTGCCGTCACTGGTGACGGACCTGACGCGCTCGATGAGAACCGGACTCGCGGCTTCGACCGTGACCCCCGGCATCGCCGCCCCCTGGGCGTCGCGGACCGTGCCGGTAATCGCGCTCTGGGCATATGCGGCGGTTGACAAGACTGATGCCCCGGCCATCGCCAACACTATCCGCACTAAATTCCTCTGCGTCATGCGTTCCCCTCCAGCGGCAACCTTCGAAACACCGGTCCGATGTCCGCGGACAACGCCGGCCCTACGAGCCCCCGAGTCGAGACAAGAAGTACACGCCGGTGGCGTCACCGGCGACATGCAATCGCGGTATGAACCCGAATAGCGGCGCGAATGGGAGGCTAGACCCGCAGCGCAAAAGAGTCAACGACAAACTGAGACATGGGCCGCCAAGTTGTTGGATCCATGGACGTTCTGTTTCACTCATGAGTGACCGAAGCGAAACAGATGGCACCGGGATTGGTAAGATAACCGGATGAGATTTTCCGGACTCGTGTTGTGCTTGGCCCTGGCGATCGCGGTGGCCGGCTGCGGCGGCGGCGCCGACACCCCCACCACGCCGACCGCCCCGAGCGCCAACGTGCCGTTTTCCACGGTTGACGTGAGGGTCGGCACCGGCGCCGAGGCCAATACCGGGCGTTCGGTGAACGTCAACTACGCCCTGTATCACTACAGCGCGTCGGCAGCCGACAACAAAGGCGGCGGTCTCCAAACCGGAAACTTCAGCTTCACCGTCGGCTCGGGGCAAACAATTACCGGATTCAGCCAGGCCACTATTGGTATGCGGGTCGGCGGCCTCCGGCGCGCCATCATTCCGCCCAACCTGGGTTACGGCAGCAACCCACCCGCGAACAGCGGGATCGCGGCAAACGAAACCTTGGTCTTCGAGATCGAGTTGCTGGCGGTCCAGTAGGACCGTTCAGAACGGTTCTGTTACTTCGGGAACCTTCCCAACGCGACCAGTAGTTCCAGCCGCGCCTGGCGCACGGCGTCTTCCGCCTGCGCCACCGCCGTCTCGAGATCGCGCACGGTCCGCTGCGCGTCAATCACCTCGATGTTCGTCGTCGAGCCGGCGTCGAAGGCGACGATGGTGATCTTGAGGACCTCGTTGCCGGTCTGCGCCGCCTGGCGCGCCCGTGACAGGGCGCGCTCCTGGGCCTCAACCGCGGCCCGCGCGATGCGCACTTCCGAACGGGCCTGGATCTGCAGCTGCGCCAACGATGAGGTCGAGGCCTGGAGATTCGCCTCGCGCTGGCGCCTGAGCGCGCGGCGCTCGCCGGCGTCGTAGATCGGCTGCGACAACTGGAACGTCAGCCGCCACGTCCGCGACGGCTGGAAAATGCCCGACGGCGTGAGCAATTGCGGATCGAACGACACGCCGCCCGTGGGCCACCAGTCTTTCGAGCTGTCGCGCATCACGCGGTCGCTCGCCTCCCGTTGCGCGCCGAACAGCCGGATGTCGGCGCGGCCCGCGAGCCAGTCTGACTCGGCCGGGTCGGCGGGCACTTCAAATGCCGGCTCGCCGCTCACGTCCACGGGAGCGTTGGCGGCGAGCAGCACACCCAGCGCCTCCTGCGCGCGGCGCACGTTCAACCGGACGATCTCGAGCAGCGCCTCGTTGCTCGCCAGGATCTGCGCGGAACGCAGTTCGTTCAGGCGGCTGCCGACGCCGCCCTCGCGGCGCTTCGTGTTGTAGTCCAGCTGTCCTCGCGCCGTTTCAATGGCGGTGAGACTCACCTCGATCTGCCGTTTCTGCGCGATCACCGCCAGGTATGCGGAGGCGGTCGCGATGGCAACCTGCCGCCGCGTCTCGGCGGTCGACAGGCGCGCGATCTCCACCTGGTCCATCGCCTGCGTGCGGGCCGCCCACTGCGCGGCCGCCAGTAACGGCGCCGAGGCCGACACCCCGAACACCGACTGGTTCTGTGGCGTTACCGTCTGGTCGCCGAGCGAGCGCCCGGTGTCCAGCGTGGTGTTGGTGACGGTCGCGCCCACCCGCGGCAGCGTGGACGA containing:
- a CDS encoding FKBP-type peptidyl-prolyl cis-trans isomerase, whose translation is MRFSGLVLCLALAIAVAGCGGGADTPTTPTAPSANVPFSTVDVRVGTGAEANTGRSVNVNYALYHYSASAADNKGGGLQTGNFSFTVGSGQTITGFSQATIGMRVGGLRRAIIPPNLGYGSNPPANSGIAANETLVFEIELLAVQ
- a CDS encoding carboxypeptidase regulatory-like domain-containing protein codes for the protein MAGASVLSTAAYAQSAITGTVRDAQGAAMPGVTVEAASPVLIERVRSVTSDGNGSYRFTDLRPGTYSVTFTLPGFSTYKRDGLELSSDFTATLNAELKVGALEETITVTGESPIVDVSSTSRVQVLSREVLDAVPSGRTIFAMSQLVTGVALNQPDVGGSRAMQQTYMSTRGLTSANNIVQIDGLMINGLDGDGAVQQYINNQMIQEMSYTTAGAGADVSPGGVRVNVVMKDGGNRYNGTFFGAWNDGKWQSDNMTDALRTRGLRAADKIKKIYEFSGGFGGPIKRDKAWFFAAGRLSGVDAPIADTFYVPSGATQADCQAGRVACDQGIDDQNLNSVTLRMTWQVSARNKLSLYYEEIDKFRGHGMNAGDDPLTASQIWTSPRYNDAVLKWTSAISNKLLFDAGYSFNYEEYVITNQDGINKDRGTADWYAGASRRDATLATLRSGLANWGGRYPVRFNTQASMAYVTGGHSAKIGFQYNWGEYINTRETNGDMQQVYLSGVPSSVTIYNTPLRYKDALLGDLGIYAQDTWTVNRLTVNAGLRWELLKSEVSKQSSGAGRFIGERNFDPIPMPVWKDLSPRFGLVYDLFGNAKTALKFGVNRYNESRTTFFANRYNPLALSSASLSWTDLNRDDIAQGELGCTYLTAGCEINLAQMPASFGRAQLNRVDPDFKRVYNIETTAGIQHELLPRVSVSANWYRRTFHRLRVTDNLLRTMSDYIPFNIFNPMDGKALTIYDVSPAAVSRVDNFDTNAGSERTHVYTGYDLTVQARLPRGGSLFGGLVSERNLRNICDEPDDPNMLLYCDDATNDIPYRPTLKMAGTYPLVWGISVSMAFQSMAGRPIGLTTTAGNKISGPGYGDTGSPVGTNFLITRTTRYPANCPAPCPAGQLVAPTLTSASLTVPLVAPGTEFLPRVNQLDLSFAKWFQVGGTRLQGQADIFNVLNGNMEQAYRSTNFATAAYKQPASVLQARMIRLAVQLKW